The genomic stretch TACCTCAATAGCGCCGCTCATCAGCCGCGGCAGAAGCAGATCTCGGGCTTGGACGAATTTTTGGTTTTGGGTTAAAGGCTGAATTGTTTCAATATTTATTAACCCAACCATTTCATCAAATGATTCAAGCCACGGATTAGAAGGAAGCTTTAAGAGCGATAGCCCGTAAAACATCGTCTTTATTGACTTTCCAGAGATTTGAGCAATTGCCGACAATGTGTCGGAAATTGCCTTGGATAGGTCTTCGGGTCTCCTATCGTAACTCACCAACTCGCTCACAAGGCTGTCCACGTTATGCCCCTTTGTTACAAATTGCTTCAGAAACAGCACTTTAAGCCCTAACCCCTAATTCTTTATCCTTTCCCGGCTGCAGATACCCACGATCTTCAACCGCCAACAATAGCAAACTTTCGTGTCAGCGTTTCAAAGCTCATATTGACCATTACGGCATTGTGCGGAATGAGCACATATTTCCAAGGTTTGCCGCCGTGCTGCGCCGTAAACTCCGTAGCGTTTTTGCAATAGAGGAGGGCTGCTTCTGTTTTTTCCCGGACTTCGGCAGTTTCCATATCGCCTTCCTTCTTTGTCTCTACCATGTAAATCGTGCCCCCAGTCTCTACCACAAAGTCGGGATGGTATTGCTTAGAGTTGTGCTTCCAATAAATCCTGAACTGTTTTGCCGCCGGGCGCAGCCATTTCAGAACCACATTGTCTTGCTCCAAAATAATAGCAAAGTCTTTTTCAGTCTTGGAATCAAATTTATAGAGGTCATGGCAGGCCTTCTTGAAGCCGCTGAATACTTTGCTCGGGATCGCGTTGGTAGGCGTTATGGTCTCGGTGTAATGATGGATGCTGTCCTTTGTATACTTGGAAAAGTTGTGTTCCTCGATTCTTGAAAAGGGTTTGATGACCGGCTTTTGAAAAACCGGTGCTTCAAAGTAAAAATGTTCCATCATCTGGGAATAGATGTATTGGCCGATTTCTTTCTTATGGAATTGAACAACATTCTCAAGATTGTCGTCCGTGAGGTATGTCCTGAATTTTTGAACCGCCTCGCCTGCCAACTTGAAAAGAAGATCGGACTGTACGTCGTAGTCAATTTCAGAGTAGTTGATAAGCTCATTGACGATAATATTGTCCGGGAAATCTAGAACAATCCTGCCTTTTCCGATGACGATGTCGACACTGTTTTCCTGTTCCCGGAGCTTCTTGACGAGAATTTCCTCCGATACGGGCTGATAATTAAGGTTTTTGACATCAAGGTCAAACTCACGGAAGCCTGATTTCGATTCCGTACTTTGCAGGATCATGATTCGGGGAATCTCGATGATGTTATCGGTGAACTCCTCTACTATAACCTCGTAGGCCTTCTCCACTTCCCGTATCATCTCATCTGCAAAGAGATACGGCTGCGGCGCAAACTCTATCTTCTGCCGTATCTTCTCAACGGCAATATCCCTGATTTCATCCTTTTTCAACTCTGAGATGTTCGCTACTTCCGTATTCATTTCGGGGAGGGTTGAAAGGATGACCTTTCGCACCTCCAGGTTGACCTGGGCTTTCTGTTTCGCTTCAGGTTCTGTGATTGCATCGATCCGTTTTTGCTCTTCCACCATTCTTTGTTCCATACTGGAGTTTGCCTTAATCACCTCTTTGGGCTGACTCAATTCTTCGGAATCAATCGTGATGATATTTTCCTTTCTGATGATTGAACCCGGCTTATTTGCCTCATCAACAATTTCCTGAAATTTGTCGTGGGCAATAATGGTGAGCTTATCCACCTTGTCGTTGCCGGTTCTTTTCCCGTAGGGTAAACGAAGCCCTCTTCCGATGGTTTGTTCCCGCAATGTCATGGATGTAGCTGTCCTCAAAGGGATGATGGTATAGAGGTTCGTCACATCCCAGCCTTCTTTCAGCATATTCACGTGGATAACGATTTCTATCTTGTTTAAAGGGTTTTCAAGGTAGACAAGCCGCTCGATGTTCTCGTCCTTTTCACCGCCGGTCTGGTTCGAGTGGATTTCCATGACCTTATCGGCATAATACCCATCGAAAAACCCTTTTGATGATATCATCTCCTTCAGTTTCCCAGCATGTTCCGTATTTTGAGAAACTACGAGCACAAAGGGCTTGACCTGATTTACTTTCATATCTCTGGCGTAGATGTCGAGAGCAACCTTCGTGTCTTCATGGAGACGGATACCGTCTTCCAGTTTGATTCTGTCAAGGTCGTCCTGGGTATAGTGGGTGGGGTCGAAATCTCTCCGCGTTGCCACAGCAGGTTCTTTTACGAAGCCGTCCCGAATAGCTTTTGCCAGAGAATATTCATAGACAACGTTCCGGAATTTGATCGCCCCGCCGCTCCGCTCTACCTGCGGTGTCGCCGTAAGTTCAAGGCCGAGAATGGCGTTCAATTCATTGATAACTTCCATGCCCCTGTCGGCACGGTAATGATGCGACTCATCCATAAGAACCACAAGATCATCGAGGTTGGAAAGGTAATTGAAATAGGAGTTCCCGAGATATTCCACCAGTCTCTTGATCCGCGGAGACCTGCCGCTCCTCGTTTCGGCGTTTATCTTACCGATGTTGAAGATGTTGATGTGGATCTCATACTTGAATAGTTCCCCCTGACGGACCTCCTCATAATTATCCCCGGTGATGATCCGGGGTCGCCGGTGGACGAACTCGCCGATACCCTGAAAGACATACTTGGGGCTTCCGGTGTTGGAAAAATCATCGATCAGCTTGTTGTAGACGGTGAGGTTAGGCGCCAAAACAAAGAAGTTCCGGGTATTCTTTGCCAGATAGAGATAAGCGATGAACGCACCCATCAGCCTCGTCTTCCCTACCCCTGTTGCAAGGGCAAAACAGAGAGAAGGAAAGGTTCTCTCAAAATCCGTGCATGTAGGATAAAGGCTTTTGACTTTCTCCAATTCTGCGGTTAAATCTGTGTTTTTGCGCAAGGAAAGTATATCCGCAAGGTCGGACAAAATCTCCAGACTTTTTACCTGGGGAGCCCGGAGGCTTAACCGGTTTTTGATGGAGGTAGCGATTCTATTCATCTATTCGCCCTCCTTGTCAAAAAGCGCGGGTTGATTTGCAGGTCCTTTTTTCTTTCCCGTTTTGCCTTTTTTGTCCGCAGCATGTTCTTTCTCATCCACCGGCTCCGCATCTGATTGAATTTCATTGGCAATATTGAGACTGTAATCCTCTTTTCCGAATTCGCACCGGCCAAGGAGCAGATTGGGAATCTTCTTGATGGTGATATTCTCGTACCGATCTTCGCATGCCTCCTGAAAGGACTTGCAGCAGATAAGGAGGCTTTCGTCAGGTTGCATCTCTTCATGAATGCTGTCCAGATACTCAACGGTGATGAAATTGGTCGTGGTAAAGATGTAATCCTTTTCAGTGGACTTTCCCTGTTTCCAGTAGAAAGTCTCATCAGGATTGTAGACAAACCCTTCGTGCTTTGCCATGGCAGAGGCAAGCATAGTGGCGTTATATTCCTTGCTGATGACCCAGTTGCCCCATTTGTCCTTTTCGAGGAGCGACGGCGCAAGACGGAAATAACGGAACCCGCCGCCGCCTTTCCAGTCCACAACCTTTGTAATGCCGCCGGGGTCTTCTCCATCGATAACCTTTTTCATACGGGGGATTATGTGGGTGTGGCAGTGCTCACCAAGCTCGACCATGATCCAGCGACGGCCCATTTTGTGCGCTACTGCACCTGTTGTGCCCGAACCAGCAAAGGAGTCAAGGACGATGTCATCAGGGGAAGAAGCAATATCAATGACTCGCTTAAGCAATCGTTCGGGCTTGGGTGTCTCAAATTGTTCCAGATCCGAGATTAGTGCCTTTACCTCCGCTTTAGAGGTTCTGTTGCTTCCGACCTCTGAATGAAACCATATGGTTTCTGCAGGACGCAACAACTGCCCATCACCGTAAATACGGAAGTAGGGATTCCAGCCATTTCGTCCTTTCTTCCACTCAATTCGGTCTTTTTCTCGTTCAACCTTTTCTGGGCTCCACCTCCATGCGCCATCTGACCCGTCTTGTCTGCGTGGAAACACATTTGTTCCATCTGGTGCAACTAATGCATAGAACAATTTCGGCCTTGCCATCCTTGAGTCACCCTGACCTCCCATAGCCCGGAGCGGCTTCAGATAATACGGACGGCCCTCATTGTCAATCTTGTCATAATGGTCGGCCAACTCTTTCGACTCATTCGGAGGTTTGTTGAACACCAACCGATCTCTGTTTTTGCCGTACACAAGTACATAGTCATGCCTGGAGGAAAAGTACTGGGCGTCCATCCTTGGGCTATCTGATTTCTCCCAAGTTACTGACCCGATGAAATGGCCTCGGCCAAATACTTCATCCAACAGCACCTTGAGGTAGTGGCCTTCGTTGTCGTCAATGGTTATCCATATTGAACCATCATCAGACAACAACGTCCGCAACAGTTCCAGCCTGTCTCGCATCAAGCTCAGCCAAATAGAATGCTCTATACCGTCGTCGTAATGAGTAAACGCACTACCCGTATTATACGGCGGATCAATAAAAATACACTTTATCTTCCCCGCAAACTCCTGCTCCAGCGCCTTCAGTGCCAGCAGATTATCACCGAAGATGAGCCGGTTGTCAAAAATGTCTTTCTCCGAAATCCGCTGTTGGGCATGATACGACTTCTCCTGGTCGTCCAGCAAAATCCTCGGTTCCAGCCTCGGCCTGTTCTCCTTCCCGATCCATGTCAATTCAAGTTTCTGTTTTCTCTCGGTCATTGATTGTCGACAATCTCCCAACGTCCGCCTCTATCTGGGCCGATGCGTTTGATAAGTCCTTTTGCCTTGAGTTTATTAAGGTTGTATTCCACAGTTTTTCTGGTCAGCTTTCCTTCAAGCGCCATTGCTGCTTTGCTGATAGCAGGATTCTTGAATATAAGATTGTAGATGGCACTTTCATTCGGCGAAAGATTTTCTGCCCCCTTTTCTGCCCCCTTTTCTGCCCCCTTTTCTGCCCCCCCACCGGGAGTAGCACCGACACGTTTGCGCTGCGCTGCGCCCGATGGGAATATTTCTTCCATATCCTCTGAGGTTAGCCGTTTGAAGGTGATAGTAAAAAAGTTTGTTTGTCTGATCTTCGGTAGGGGCAAATCTGCCTGAACCATAGCTTCTTTCATTCTTCGTATGCCTGTACCGGCAAGCTCTACCTTGTCCATTCTGAAGAACAGATCGGCAATGCGCTCATTCCGCCTTACTGATATCTTTCCAAAGTCTTTTTTTGCCAGACCTTTAGGTAGACCTCCCGGATTTGTGATTTCTACGCGGTCGTCATAAACCTCGATTGTAAGGCTCGTACCGCGTATACTATAATCCCTGTGGATAATAGCGTTGGCTATGGCTTCCCGGAGCGCTGCGAAGGGTATTTCGTAGATGTCGTTTCGGTTTACCCCTTTTATCTCGCTACGTACGTTCAAGTGTCTTTTCAAAAACACAATGGCCCCATTGAACTGTGTAAGGAGATCATCGGCAATATCTTCCCTGTCGTAAATGTGAATGCGGTCCGTTCCTTTGAATGCAATAAGCGTCATTCTTGCATGGAAAATATGTTTCTTAGGGTCTTTTGCAAAAAAAAGAATGCCAGTGTTGGTGATTTTTCCATCGTGTGCTGCATTGAGACTTGTCATGATTTCATGGGGTATGATCTTTTTGATGCGGATATCCGCTTCTTTTAGAAAGGTCTGTATCTTCTGTCTTGAAATATCTTCCCATGAGGCATCTTTGTTGATCTTGTCTTCGTAAGGGTCCAGCTCGTTTTCCTTGAACATCACCCGCAGTTCGTGATTTGTCATTTTTTGTGTTGTTCCGTCAAGTCGCCTGAAATAACCAGCACTACAGCTATAGGGTTTCTCTTCACCCTGGACAATCTCCACAACAACGACATCATCAGTCTGTCTGATCTTTACTTGAATCGGAGGACTGCAATTGCGGGCAGTTGTATTGATCTTTGCTTTTAGATCATTGGTCAGCTTTTCGCCGATAACAGTCTTGTTGTCTCGAACACCGAGCAGAACAAGCCCTCCCTTTGTGTTGGCAAAGGCGACTATGTCCTCGGCTATACGCGGAGTAAAATGCTCCTTGAACTCGACGGTGAGTCCTTCGCCTTCCTGAATAATCATATTTATTGTATGAGCGTCAGTCACTCAGGATCACTCCTCGTATCTCTGCATGATTAGATTATCTTCCATCTTATCAGGAATAGTTCATTTCTTTCAAGCTTTTGCTGCAAGCGGGCTTCAATTTCGTCGATCAATTTCTCTTTCTTTACATCCACCTCATCCTGCGCCTGAAATAGGTTATGCCGCAAGGCATTTCTCTTTTTCTCCATCTCCTTGATTTCCCTCTGAGCTTTCACCTTTTCTTCAAGGCTGAGAATCTTCTTTGCCTCGGTTTTGTGAAACTTGATATCCTTATCCAATTCTTTCAGATCGATCTCAAGGCTGCTTTTTACGTCATCTGCCCATTTTTCAAGCTTCCCCATTTCAGTATCGAAAAACCCCGCGTTACGCTCCGCATTTGCCTGAAGGACCTCAGTTTCCAGTCTGTGCCTTATCCGGTCGATACGGCTGTCGACTCCATCCCGGATCGGCACATCGTTGGGGCTTATTGTTCCGGGTAACGAAAAGAGTCTCTGACACGTTTCGTTATCAAGTTCGGTGCCGTCGTCGCCTATCCCGCAAAGAAGAATCTGATCTTCCGCCTCAAAAGAACTGATAGTGAAGCTAACCACGGACAGCCATCCCGTTTTATTCACGAGGGGCTCTAAGATTGTGATCTTCTTGGGAGTAGTGGAGTAATGAAAGATCAATTCCTGAAGTGGTAATGAGAGCACTTTGCACTTCTCGATAATCCTTTGGGCCAATGGATGGCCTACTCTGTATATATTTGCATCTTCAATATTCTTCCCAATCCTGTAAGGGCCTGAGTGGATCTTCTCATGGGGAAAGGGTTTCTCCCGGAGCATAAAGGAATGGTCATCTGATGAGAAGTCCGCATAAGGAGTCAGGTAATAGCGGGTAAGTTCCCACAACCAGTTTTCATAACGTGAAAGATAAGCCTTGCTTTCCCGGAGATTAACCTTCAGCTTCTCATGGACCTCTTCGTCGAAGTTCTCAAGGAGGTTCTGCCTTGTGATGTTCATGGTTTCGTCGATCTGCGTCTCCATTTCCTTCTGCAGGGCATCGAAGGCAGTTTGAATCTCATCCTCGGTGCGGCAACTGTTGTAAATCTGGGCAATGCGCCTCTCGAAGTCCACCCCTGATTCAATGGTTCCGAGGACCTCATCGCTTGCCCCGAACACACCTTCAAAGAGTTTGAATTTCTCCGACAGTAGTTGATACACCCTCTGATCGGCAGCGTTCTTCTTATTCAAAAAATTTACGACTACCACATCATGTTTCTGGCCATACCGGTGGCACCTTCCTATCCTCTGCTCGATCCTCTGTGGATTCCATGGCAGATCATAATTGACAACCAGGGAACAAAACTGGAGGTTTATGCCTTCCGCCCCCGCTTCTGTTGCAATCATAATTTCCGCCTCATCTCTGAAGCAATCCACCAGTGCGGCCCGCATATCCGCCGTCTTTGAGCCCGACGGTCTGTCGGTCCCTTGATATTTCTCCAACCATTTCCTGTAGATTTCCTTTGATTCCCGATCGTTGTTGGAACCATTAAAGAGCACTATTTTGCCCTTGTGTTCCGTATTGTCGAGGATTCTTTTCAAGTATTCCTGCGTTCTCGTCGATTCGGTAAAGATCACTGCTTTTTTACCGGCGCCTTTCTCCTGTGCCTGGGCGAATCCCCTCTGGAGGGCTGCCAGGAGCACCTCTCCCTTTGAATTCTTCTGTATAGACCTGGCCAGGGTATGAAAATCGCGCAAGGAATGAATTTCTTCTCTCATTAACTTTATGTCATCTCCGGTGTATGCAGGTTCTTCCTCTGTTACTGTCCCTTCCTCCTCCTCTGACCATTCATCCTTTACCTCATCAAAGGTCTCGAAGTTTTGAAATATGTTATCTTCAAGGGGGGTGGCTGGCTGGCCATGACGGTCAATTATTGCCTCTAATCGTTTTGCAAGGGCATCCAATGTGCCTGAAATAGCATAAGTAGAAGAGGCAAGCAGCTTCCTGAGGATAAGCGTCATTAACTGTCTTTGGCTCACGGGTAATGCATAGAGGGCAGGTCTCTGGAGATAATCCGAGACAAGATCGTACAGTCTCTGTTCGTTCTCAGTAGGGTAAAACTCCTGGGTAACGGGTATACGATTTGTATATTTGATGTACTCCAGGACCTGTCTTCTGAGCGTTCGCTGGCAAATTGGTTTAAGGCGACTTTTAAGATCATCAAAGTTGTCTACACCGGTGAACCTCGAAAACTGGTTCTTAAAGCTTTTCAAATCTCCGAAGGCATATTCATCAATCACACTTACAAGGCCATACAGTTCCAGAAGTGAATTTTGAAGAGGCGTAGCAGTCAATAGCAATTTGGGTGAGTGCGCTACGGCGGACTTGATCATATTTGCAATCTTGTTTGTCGGTTTATAGACGTTGCGCAGGTGATGGGCCTCATCGATGACAATAAGGTCCCAGGCAATTTGTTTGATATAGGCATCTTTGCTCTTTGCGAAATGATAAGAACAGATAACTATCTCATGCTGCTTGAAAGGGTTTAAGTTCCCTTTTTTTATTTCCTGATTGAAGGATTTGGTCTCCAGGATCATGGAAGGGAGGAAAAACTTGTCGATAAGCTCCTGATTCCATTGTTTCCGAAGACTCGAAGGGACAATAATGAGGAGTTTGCGCTTCCGATCGGCCCATTTTTGCGACAGCAGGATGCCAGCCTCAATTGTTTTGCCAAGCCCAACCTCATCTGCAAGGATTGCACCTTTGGAGAGAGGCGATCTAAAGGCGAAGAGGGCAGCTTCTACCTGGTGGGGGTTCAGGTCAACCTGGGCATCCGACAGTGAGGCAGCAAATTTCCCGATGCTACTCGACGAGCAACGCTTAGTTAGCTCGTAGGCAAAATATTTGGCATGGTATGGCGTTAATTGCATTTAATCTCTGGTTTTAAAAAAGGACAGTGGGAAGTTGCTGCAAACATTGCGTTATTTCTTGCCGCTCTCTCTGCAAAAAAAGCCAATTTTTCTTGTTGATAACAAATATTCCCACCCCTTTTTTTCCATTTCATCACATTTTACTATAATAAGATTTTATCCCCTCAAAACAAAAAATGCAATCATTTAAAATGATTACAGCGGTTAAATTCTCAATGTCCCGCCTCCGGCAGGATTAAGACTTACAAAATTCACAATCCGCATTCCGCAATTTTAACACTTCCCCTTTTAAGTACATGCTTTAGTTTTTAGCTGATGGCAATCATAAACCCCTGAATATTAAACCTTGAATAGCCCCCCTTCCTTTTTTGCTGAATACGTTAGTCCTTTAATTCCATAAATACAAACAGTTTTTCGATTCCGCCGTAGTTTTATGGGAATTTGGAAGAGTTGCCGATCCTTGATGTAGACACTCTCAGCAAATAAAGGGTTTTTGTTGGAAATAAAGATGGGGTATATATGACAGGAAGAATTTCTTTTTGACAGGATATAATATTGAAATAATAAAGAATAACCCTTATTCAGTGATTCCTATAACGTCGTGTAGATCATATAAAAGCCACCGATTATCACAAGAACACCGCAGACTTTTTTCACGATCACCGGTCCCTTTGATTGTTCGTTCCAGTTGAGGTATTGCTGAACCAGTTCTGTAAATGTGCCTGCCAATACAATAACCGAACAATGGCCCACGGCGTAGGACAAAAGCAGGATTATGCCGTACCAGATCTGTGTTCCGGCAAGTTGAAAGGTGATGCTCAGCATGGGGGCCATATAAGCGAAAGTGCAGGGTCCGAAGGCAACGCCGAAGATCAGGCCGAGGATAAAGGAAGCAAGTATGCCTTTGCGTTTGATGCCGATATTTCCGGGACCTGACCAGGGCATAGGGATGATGTCGAAGAGATGGAGCCCCACAAGGAAAAAGACACCGGCAACAAAGTAATTACCATATCTGCCCACATCGCCCATCATACGACCTGCCATAGCGGTGGACAGGCCGATAACGGCAATGCTCACCATAAGTCCTGATGAAAAAAGTGAAGCAATAAAAAACGCGCGCTTTGTCGATATGCGCCCCTGTTCATCGATAAATCCCACGATAAGGGGTATACTCGATAAATGGCAGGGACTTAAAACCAGGCTCAAAACACCCCAGAGAAATGATGCTCCGATGGCAATGGCAGGTGTTCCGGAAACAGCATCAGTTAAAGATATGAAGAGCTTTTCAATCATAATATATTCGCCCTCTTACCTGGTCTTCTTTTGCGCAGGACTCTTAAGTTCTACGCCAAGCTTTTTAAATGATTGAAGTATCTGATCTTTCGAGATAAATCCCATGTGTCGGCCAAGTTCCTTCCCCGAGGCATCATAGAAAATCTGTGTCGGGATGCCTCTGATTCCATATTTCTGACCGGCGTTCGGATTTTTCCAGACATCAACAAACTCAACATCAAGAATACCGACATATTCCTTCTTCAACTCCTCTAAAATTGGCGCCATCGCGATGCACGGGATGCACTTATCGGCACCCACATCGACAAGACGGGGAAGCTTTTTTGAAGACATAGCAGCATCTTTTTGAAGAGCTTTTGCCTTCGACTCTGCTGCCCATACTTCCTGAATACCAGAAAACAATGGGCGAGAGACCGGGGTTGCTATGAAAAGCAGGCCAATCAAAACGATTGC from Pseudomonadota bacterium encodes the following:
- a CDS encoding putative DNA binding domain-containing protein, yielding MTDAHTINMIIQEGEGLTVEFKEHFTPRIAEDIVAFANTKGGLVLLGVRDNKTVIGEKLTNDLKAKINTTARNCSPPIQVKIRQTDDVVVVEIVQGEEKPYSCSAGYFRRLDGTTQKMTNHELRVMFKENELDPYEDKINKDASWEDISRQKIQTFLKEADIRIKKIIPHEIMTSLNAAHDGKITNTGILFFAKDPKKHIFHARMTLIAFKGTDRIHIYDREDIADDLLTQFNGAIVFLKRHLNVRSEIKGVNRNDIYEIPFAALREAIANAIIHRDYSIRGTSLTIEVYDDRVEITNPGGLPKGLAKKDFGKISVRRNERIADLFFRMDKVELAGTGIRRMKEAMVQADLPLPKIRQTNFFTITFKRLTSEDMEEIFPSGAAQRKRVGATPGGGAEKGAEKGAEKGAENLSPNESAIYNLIFKNPAISKAAMALEGKLTRKTVEYNLNKLKAKGLIKRIGPDRGGRWEIVDNQ
- a CDS encoding cytochrome C biogenesis protein, which translates into the protein MIEKLFISLTDAVSGTPAIAIGASFLWGVLSLVLSPCHLSSIPLIVGFIDEQGRISTKRAFFIASLFSSGLMVSIAVIGLSTAMAGRMMGDVGRYGNYFVAGVFFLVGLHLFDIIPMPWSGPGNIGIKRKGILASFILGLIFGVAFGPCTFAYMAPMLSITFQLAGTQIWYGIILLLSYAVGHCSVIVLAGTFTELVQQYLNWNEQSKGPVIVKKVCGVLVIIGGFYMIYTTL
- a CDS encoding site-specific DNA-methyltransferase, producing the protein MTERKQKLELTWIGKENRPRLEPRILLDDQEKSYHAQQRISEKDIFDNRLIFGDNLLALKALEQEFAGKIKCIFIDPPYNTGSAFTHYDDGIEHSIWLSLMRDRLELLRTLLSDDGSIWITIDDNEGHYLKVLLDEVFGRGHFIGSVTWEKSDSPRMDAQYFSSRHDYVLVYGKNRDRLVFNKPPNESKELADHYDKIDNEGRPYYLKPLRAMGGQGDSRMARPKLFYALVAPDGTNVFPRRQDGSDGAWRWSPEKVEREKDRIEWKKGRNGWNPYFRIYGDGQLLRPAETIWFHSEVGSNRTSKAEVKALISDLEQFETPKPERLLKRVIDIASSPDDIVLDSFAGSGTTGAVAHKMGRRWIMVELGEHCHTHIIPRMKKVIDGEDPGGITKVVDWKGGGGFRYFRLAPSLLEKDKWGNWVISKEYNATMLASAMAKHEGFVYNPDETFYWKQGKSTEKDYIFTTTNFITVEYLDSIHEEMQPDESLLICCKSFQEACEDRYENITIKKIPNLLLGRCEFGKEDYSLNIANEIQSDAEPVDEKEHAADKKGKTGKKKGPANQPALFDKEGE
- a CDS encoding thioredoxin family protein — translated: MYWKKIFDMKLFAVTAIVLIGLLFIATPVSRPLFSGIQEVWAAESKAKALQKDAAMSSKKLPRLVDVGADKCIPCIAMAPILEELKKEYVGILDVEFVDVWKNPNAGQKYGIRGIPTQIFYDASGKELGRHMGFISKDQILQSFKKLGVELKSPAQKKTR
- a CDS encoding SNF2-related protein, translated to MQLTPYHAKYFAYELTKRCSSSSIGKFAASLSDAQVDLNPHQVEAALFAFRSPLSKGAILADEVGLGKTIEAGILLSQKWADRKRKLLIIVPSSLRKQWNQELIDKFFLPSMILETKSFNQEIKKGNLNPFKQHEIVICSYHFAKSKDAYIKQIAWDLIVIDEAHHLRNVYKPTNKIANMIKSAVAHSPKLLLTATPLQNSLLELYGLVSVIDEYAFGDLKSFKNQFSRFTGVDNFDDLKSRLKPICQRTLRRQVLEYIKYTNRIPVTQEFYPTENEQRLYDLVSDYLQRPALYALPVSQRQLMTLILRKLLASSTYAISGTLDALAKRLEAIIDRHGQPATPLEDNIFQNFETFDEVKDEWSEEEEGTVTEEEPAYTGDDIKLMREEIHSLRDFHTLARSIQKNSKGEVLLAALQRGFAQAQEKGAGKKAVIFTESTRTQEYLKRILDNTEHKGKIVLFNGSNNDRESKEIYRKWLEKYQGTDRPSGSKTADMRAALVDCFRDEAEIMIATEAGAEGINLQFCSLVVNYDLPWNPQRIEQRIGRCHRYGQKHDVVVVNFLNKKNAADQRVYQLLSEKFKLFEGVFGASDEVLGTIESGVDFERRIAQIYNSCRTEDEIQTAFDALQKEMETQIDETMNITRQNLLENFDEEVHEKLKVNLRESKAYLSRYENWLWELTRYYLTPYADFSSDDHSFMLREKPFPHEKIHSGPYRIGKNIEDANIYRVGHPLAQRIIEKCKVLSLPLQELIFHYSTTPKKITILEPLVNKTGWLSVVSFTISSFEAEDQILLCGIGDDGTELDNETCQRLFSLPGTISPNDVPIRDGVDSRIDRIRHRLETEVLQANAERNAGFFDTEMGKLEKWADDVKSSLEIDLKELDKDIKFHKTEAKKILSLEEKVKAQREIKEMEKKRNALRHNLFQAQDEVDVKKEKLIDEIEARLQQKLERNELFLIRWKII
- a CDS encoding DEAD/DEAH box helicase family protein; the encoded protein is MNRIATSIKNRLSLRAPQVKSLEILSDLADILSLRKNTDLTAELEKVKSLYPTCTDFERTFPSLCFALATGVGKTRLMGAFIAYLYLAKNTRNFFVLAPNLTVYNKLIDDFSNTGSPKYVFQGIGEFVHRRPRIITGDNYEEVRQGELFKYEIHINIFNIGKINAETRSGRSPRIKRLVEYLGNSYFNYLSNLDDLVVLMDESHHYRADRGMEVINELNAILGLELTATPQVERSGGAIKFRNVVYEYSLAKAIRDGFVKEPAVATRRDFDPTHYTQDDLDRIKLEDGIRLHEDTKVALDIYARDMKVNQVKPFVLVVSQNTEHAGKLKEMISSKGFFDGYYADKVMEIHSNQTGGEKDENIERLVYLENPLNKIEIVIHVNMLKEGWDVTNLYTIIPLRTATSMTLREQTIGRGLRLPYGKRTGNDKVDKLTIIAHDKFQEIVDEANKPGSIIRKENIITIDSEELSQPKEVIKANSSMEQRMVEEQKRIDAITEPEAKQKAQVNLEVRKVILSTLPEMNTEVANISELKKDEIRDIAVEKIRQKIEFAPQPYLFADEMIREVEKAYEVIVEEFTDNIIEIPRIMILQSTESKSGFREFDLDVKNLNYQPVSEEILVKKLREQENSVDIVIGKGRIVLDFPDNIIVNELINYSEIDYDVQSDLLFKLAGEAVQKFRTYLTDDNLENVVQFHKKEIGQYIYSQMMEHFYFEAPVFQKPVIKPFSRIEEHNFSKYTKDSIHHYTETITPTNAIPSKVFSGFKKACHDLYKFDSKTEKDFAIILEQDNVVLKWLRPAAKQFRIYWKHNSKQYHPDFVVETGGTIYMVETKKEGDMETAEVREKTEAALLYCKNATEFTAQHGGKPWKYVLIPHNAVMVNMSFETLTRKFAIVGG